The Amycolatopsis mongoliensis genome includes a window with the following:
- a CDS encoding nitroreductase family deazaflavin-dependent oxidoreductase, with product MRSARVVVWADKKLRRVFGGRVSLVALAGLPSLCLTATGRKSGLSRSTNLLYYPYGDGFVLTASNWGKPHDPAWALNLRANPKCQVELAGHPVDVVARELHGEEYDRMWRELLAFWPGYAMEQKEAVRPLPVFLLTRVDG from the coding sequence ATGCGCTCGGCCCGGGTCGTCGTCTGGGCGGACAAAAAACTGCGCCGCGTGTTCGGCGGCCGGGTGAGCCTCGTGGCGCTCGCCGGGCTGCCGTCGCTGTGCCTGACGGCGACCGGCCGCAAGAGCGGGCTGTCCCGCAGCACCAACCTGCTCTACTACCCGTACGGCGACGGTTTCGTGCTCACCGCCTCCAACTGGGGCAAGCCGCACGACCCGGCGTGGGCGCTCAATCTGCGCGCGAACCCGAAGTGCCAGGTGGAGCTCGCCGGGCATCCCGTGGACGTGGTCGCGCGGGAGCTGCACGGCGAGGAGTACGACCGGATGTGGCGGGAGCTGCTGGCCTTCTGGCCGGGGTATGCGATGGAGCAGAAGGAGGCCGTTCGCCCGTTGCCGGTTTTCCTGCTCACTCGGGTGGATGGGTAG
- the egtD gene encoding L-histidine N(alpha)-methyltransferase, whose protein sequence is MTEIDLDHHRSGDAVTAELRADVVAGLTAGQKWLPPKWFYDAEGSELFEKITQLPEYYPTRSEREVLAAHAGDVAELTGAHTLVELGSGSSEKTRLLLDALTGHGTLEAFVPLDVSESALAEAAEAISKDYPGLTVRGVVGDFTQHLDLLPGGQPRVVAFLGGTIGNFLPAERGAFLRSVREVLDEGEWLLLGTDLVKDAGILERAYDDAAGVTAEFDKNVLRVINARLGANFDVDEFEHVSHWDAENEWIEMRLRARRALTVEIPGAELTVSFAEGEHIRTEISAKFRPSGIEAELAAAGFALDRWWTDSQQRFGVSLARSVRG, encoded by the coding sequence ATGACCGAGATCGATCTCGACCACCACCGCTCCGGCGACGCCGTCACCGCGGAACTGCGCGCGGACGTCGTCGCCGGGCTCACCGCCGGGCAGAAGTGGCTCCCGCCCAAGTGGTTCTACGACGCCGAAGGCAGCGAGCTGTTCGAGAAGATCACCCAGCTGCCGGAGTACTACCCGACGCGCAGCGAGCGCGAGGTGCTGGCCGCGCACGCCGGCGACGTCGCGGAGCTGACCGGCGCGCACACGCTCGTCGAGCTCGGTTCGGGGTCGAGCGAGAAGACCCGCCTGCTGCTCGACGCGCTCACCGGGCACGGCACCCTGGAAGCGTTCGTGCCGCTCGACGTGTCCGAGTCCGCGCTCGCCGAGGCCGCCGAGGCGATCTCGAAGGACTACCCCGGGCTGACGGTGCGCGGGGTAGTCGGCGACTTCACCCAGCACCTCGACCTGCTGCCCGGCGGCCAGCCGCGGGTGGTGGCCTTCCTCGGCGGCACGATCGGGAACTTCCTGCCCGCCGAGCGCGGGGCCTTCCTCCGGTCGGTGCGCGAAGTGCTCGACGAGGGGGAGTGGCTGCTGCTCGGCACCGACCTGGTCAAGGACGCCGGCATCCTCGAACGCGCCTACGACGACGCCGCGGGCGTCACCGCCGAGTTCGACAAGAACGTGCTGCGGGTGATCAACGCCCGGCTCGGCGCGAACTTCGACGTCGACGAGTTCGAGCACGTCTCGCACTGGGACGCGGAGAACGAGTGGATCGAGATGCGCCTGCGGGCCCGGCGCGCGCTCACCGTCGAGATCCCGGGAGCCGAGCTCACGGTGTCCTTCGCCGAGGGCGAGCACATCCGGACCGAGATCTCGGCCAAGTTCCGCCCGAGCGGCATCGAAGCGGAGCTGGCCGCGGCCGGGTTCGCCCTCGACCGCTGGTGGACCGACTCCCAGCAGCGGTTCGGCGTGAGCCTGGCAAGATCGGTGCGTGGCTAA
- the egtC gene encoding ergothioneine biosynthesis protein EgtC, which translates to MCRHIGYLGEPVSPAEAVFRAPHSLLVQSYAPADMRGGGSVNADGFGLGWYPGPGGAAPLRHRRSTPLWTDETLPPLAASVTSGAFVAAVRNGTTGMPVTEAAAAPFTAGRWLFSHNGVVRGWPDSLAELAKTLPVTELLTLEAPTDSAVLWALLRARLAAGEDPLTAVAGLTAAVEAAAPGSRLNFLLTDGETLIGTAWTHALSLLETPAGVLLASEPGDGDPRWRPVPDHHAVRATAAGVDLLPLTEERS; encoded by the coding sequence ATGTGCCGCCACATCGGATACCTCGGCGAGCCGGTTTCGCCCGCCGAGGCGGTTTTCCGCGCGCCGCATTCGCTGCTGGTGCAGTCCTACGCGCCGGCGGACATGCGCGGCGGCGGCTCGGTGAACGCCGACGGGTTCGGGCTGGGGTGGTACCCCGGCCCCGGCGGCGCCGCGCCGCTGCGCCACCGGCGGTCCACTCCACTGTGGACGGACGAGACGCTGCCGCCGCTGGCGGCGTCGGTGACCTCGGGCGCGTTCGTCGCCGCGGTCCGCAACGGCACCACCGGCATGCCGGTGACCGAAGCGGCCGCGGCGCCGTTCACCGCGGGGCGCTGGCTGTTCAGCCACAACGGCGTCGTCCGCGGCTGGCCGGACTCGCTGGCCGAACTGGCCAAGACCCTGCCCGTCACCGAACTGCTGACCCTGGAGGCACCGACGGACTCGGCGGTGCTCTGGGCCCTGCTGCGGGCCCGGCTGGCGGCAGGGGAGGACCCGCTGACCGCGGTGGCGGGGCTGACCGCCGCCGTCGAGGCGGCCGCCCCCGGCTCCCGGCTCAACTTCCTGCTCACCGACGGCGAAACGCTGATCGGCACCGCCTGGACGCACGCGCTGTCCCTGCTGGAGACCCCGGCGGGCGTGCTGCTGGCGTCCGAACCCGGTGACGGCGATCCGCGCTGGAGACCCGTCCCCGACCACCACGCCGTGCGCGCCACCGCGGCCGGCGTCGACCTGCTGCCCCTGACCGAGGAGCGTTCATGA
- the egtB gene encoding ergothioneine biosynthesis protein EgtB produces the protein MSTEAEALSDLSAQDLRARAAEALTRARARSVALTDAVDDEDLVRQHSKLMSPLVWDLAHIGVQEELWLVRDVGGREPLRPDIDDIYDAFQHARADRPELPLLGPAEARAYVKQVREKAFDVLEHAPMEGRRLTEQAFAFGMITQHEQQHDETMLATHQLRKGDPVLHAPEPPPARSGTLPAEVLVPGGAFTMGTSAEPWALDNERPAHEIAVEAFWLDTTPVTGGAYARFLDSGGYDDERWWSPAGWAYRTEHGIAAPRFWKREQDAWWRTRFGVYERVPADEPVVHVSYYEAEAYAAWAGRRLPTEAEWEKAARFDPATGRSRRFPWGDDEPSAEHANLGQRHLRPAPAGAYPAGASPTGVHQLIGDVWEWTSTDFHGYPGFAPFPYREYSEVFFGPEYKVLRGGSFGTDSAAIRGTFRNWDYPIRRQIFAGFRTARDAAPGEVG, from the coding sequence ATGAGTACCGAGGCTGAAGCCCTTTCCGACCTGAGCGCGCAGGACCTGCGCGCCCGGGCCGCCGAAGCACTGACCCGGGCCCGGGCGCGCAGTGTCGCGCTGACCGACGCGGTGGACGACGAGGACCTGGTCCGCCAGCACTCCAAGCTGATGTCGCCGCTGGTCTGGGACCTGGCGCACATCGGCGTCCAGGAGGAGCTGTGGCTGGTCCGCGACGTCGGGGGCCGCGAGCCGCTGCGGCCGGACATCGACGACATCTACGACGCCTTCCAGCACGCGCGCGCCGACCGGCCGGAGCTGCCGCTGCTCGGCCCGGCCGAAGCGCGCGCGTACGTCAAGCAGGTCCGCGAGAAGGCGTTTGACGTGCTGGAGCACGCGCCGATGGAGGGGCGGCGGCTGACCGAACAGGCCTTCGCGTTCGGCATGATCACCCAGCACGAGCAGCAGCACGACGAGACCATGCTGGCCACCCACCAGCTGCGCAAGGGCGACCCGGTGCTGCACGCGCCGGAGCCGCCGCCGGCGCGTTCGGGCACCCTGCCCGCCGAGGTGCTGGTGCCGGGCGGCGCCTTCACCATGGGCACCTCGGCCGAGCCGTGGGCGCTGGACAACGAGCGTCCGGCACACGAGATCGCCGTCGAGGCGTTCTGGCTGGACACGACCCCGGTGACGGGCGGCGCCTACGCGCGGTTCCTCGACAGCGGCGGCTACGACGACGAGCGCTGGTGGAGCCCGGCGGGGTGGGCCTACCGGACGGAGCACGGCATCGCCGCGCCGCGGTTCTGGAAGCGGGAGCAGGACGCCTGGTGGCGGACGCGGTTCGGTGTCTACGAGCGCGTTCCCGCGGACGAGCCGGTCGTGCACGTCTCCTACTACGAGGCCGAGGCCTACGCGGCCTGGGCCGGTCGGCGGCTGCCGACCGAGGCGGAGTGGGAGAAGGCCGCCCGGTTCGACCCGGCGACCGGCCGCTCGCGGCGGTTCCCGTGGGGGGACGACGAGCCGTCCGCCGAGCACGCCAACCTCGGCCAGCGGCACCTGCGCCCGGCGCCGGCGGGGGCGTACCCGGCCGGTGCTTCGCCGACCGGCGTGCACCAGCTGATCGGCGACGTCTGGGAGTGGACGAGCACGGACTTCCACGGCTACCCGGGTTTCGCGCCGTTCCCGTACCGGGAGTACTCGGAGGTGTTCTTCGGGCCGGAGTACAAGGTGCTGCGCGGCGGCTCGTTCGGCACCGACTCGGCGGCGATCCGGGGCACGTTCCGCAACTGGGACTACCCGATCCGGCGGCAGATCTTCGCCGGCTTCCGCACCGCCCGCGACGCGGCACCCGGCGAGGTGGGCTAG
- a CDS encoding glutamate-cysteine ligase family protein: MTEASTVHEFPEKSGSASNRTARVLADRAAGEAYVASVCFKHGPPRLTGVELEFTVHHADDPARPLDPDLLATALGPHTPRTLRPDSPASPLPAGSPVSLEPGGQVEISALPQASLRDLDAAVTADLHHLRDRLARHGLVLGESGIDAHRPPRRILRTPRYAAMERRFAPIGPGGITMMCSTAGLQVCVDAGESEHYAARWAAAHAMGPPLLALFATSRVHAGHDTGHASARWLAVHDTEAVRTRTARVAGDPAGAWAGRLMDVPLMVLPRAGRPWDAPEGLTFADWIDGRGVAALLPKPTAADLDYHLTTMFTPVRPQGYLEIRYLDAQPPGEWLPPVALVAALLARPSTVDKVRDLCASVADRWTTAARRGLADPDLAAAAAALADLGCAELGATGLAEESITEISESVQGRAYRSRSQA, encoded by the coding sequence ATGACAGAAGCGTCTACGGTGCACGAGTTTCCCGAGAAGTCGGGTAGTGCGTCGAACCGCACCGCGCGGGTCCTCGCGGACCGCGCGGCCGGGGAGGCGTACGTCGCATCGGTGTGCTTCAAGCACGGGCCACCTCGCCTGACCGGCGTCGAGCTGGAGTTCACCGTGCACCACGCCGACGACCCGGCCAGACCCCTCGATCCCGACCTCCTCGCCACGGCGCTGGGTCCGCACACCCCGCGGACGCTCCGCCCCGACAGCCCCGCATCGCCGCTCCCGGCAGGCTCCCCCGTGAGCCTCGAGCCCGGGGGCCAGGTCGAAATCTCCGCTCTTCCCCAGGCCTCCCTGCGCGATCTCGACGCAGCCGTCACGGCCGACCTCCACCACCTGCGTGACCGCCTCGCCCGGCACGGCCTCGTGCTGGGCGAATCGGGCATCGACGCCCACCGGCCGCCCCGCCGGATCCTGCGCACGCCGCGCTACGCGGCGATGGAGCGCCGGTTCGCGCCGATCGGCCCGGGGGGCATCACGATGATGTGCAGCACCGCCGGCCTGCAGGTCTGCGTCGACGCGGGGGAGTCCGAGCACTACGCGGCCCGATGGGCGGCGGCCCACGCGATGGGCCCGCCGCTGCTCGCCCTCTTCGCCACCTCCCGCGTCCACGCCGGCCACGACACCGGGCACGCTTCGGCCCGGTGGCTGGCCGTGCACGACACCGAAGCGGTCCGCACCCGGACCGCCCGGGTGGCGGGCGACCCCGCTGGAGCGTGGGCCGGGCGCCTGATGGACGTCCCCTTGATGGTGCTGCCCCGCGCCGGCCGGCCGTGGGACGCGCCGGAGGGGCTGACGTTCGCCGACTGGATCGACGGCCGGGGCGTGGCCGCCCTGCTGCCGAAACCGACGGCGGCGGACCTCGACTACCACCTCACCACGATGTTCACCCCGGTCCGCCCGCAGGGGTACCTGGAGATCCGGTACCTCGACGCGCAGCCGCCCGGCGAGTGGCTGCCACCGGTGGCCCTGGTCGCCGCGCTGCTCGCCCGTCCGTCCACTGTGGACAAGGTGCGCGACCTGTGCGCATCGGTCGCCGACCGCTGGACCACGGCGGCGCGGCGTGGCCTGGCGGACCCGGACCTGGCGGCCGCCGCGGCGGCGCTGGCCGACCTGGGCTGCGCCGAGCTGGGCGCGACGGGGCTGGCGGAGGAGTCGATCACCGAGATCAGCGAGAGCGTGCAGGGGCGCGCGTACCGATCGAGGAGCCAAGCATGA
- a CDS encoding LysR family transcriptional regulator: MELSLHRLRMLRELHRRGTVTAAAAALHYTASAVSQQLAQLERDVGAKLFERLGRRVQLTELGNLLTEHAEEILGSVERATLALEEAQEARTVRLVAGVWASVASGLLPTALTALAGEHPGIEVRTRELAPEDTAEAVRDGTLDLSFVIDYSDAPTPWDGGLERAVVAVERLHAAVPRGAVPSGSASLDELAEHPWILASPKSHFGRAMRTACRRHGFAPKINHEVEEQSTAMAMVGAGLGVTLVSDLGLRLLRPPGIDVVALTTPLLRTVSIAYRRTAFRRPALHLVIEAVRASAAELGLGTESALP, translated from the coding sequence ATGGAGCTTTCGTTGCATCGGTTGAGGATGCTCCGCGAGCTGCACCGCCGGGGCACCGTCACCGCGGCCGCGGCGGCCCTGCACTACACCGCTTCGGCGGTATCGCAGCAGCTCGCGCAGCTGGAGCGGGACGTGGGTGCCAAGCTGTTCGAACGGCTCGGCCGGCGCGTCCAGCTGACCGAGCTCGGCAACCTGCTGACCGAGCACGCGGAGGAGATCCTGGGCTCGGTGGAGCGCGCGACGCTCGCCCTGGAAGAGGCCCAGGAGGCCCGCACGGTCCGGCTGGTCGCCGGCGTGTGGGCGTCGGTGGCGTCCGGGCTGCTCCCGACCGCGCTGACCGCCCTCGCCGGCGAGCACCCCGGCATCGAGGTGCGCACGCGTGAGCTGGCGCCGGAGGACACCGCCGAGGCGGTCCGCGACGGCACCCTCGACCTGTCGTTCGTGATCGACTACTCCGACGCGCCGACGCCGTGGGACGGCGGGCTGGAACGCGCCGTCGTGGCCGTGGAGCGGCTGCACGCCGCGGTGCCGCGAGGAGCGGTCCCGTCGGGGTCGGCCTCCCTGGACGAGCTCGCCGAGCACCCGTGGATCCTGGCCAGCCCGAAGTCGCACTTCGGCCGGGCGATGCGCACGGCCTGCCGGCGGCACGGCTTCGCCCCGAAGATCAACCACGAGGTCGAAGAGCAGTCCACGGCGATGGCGATGGTGGGCGCCGGGCTGGGCGTCACCCTGGTCTCGGACCTGGGCCTGCGGCTGCTGCGGCCGCCCGGGATCGACGTCGTCGCGCTCACCACACCGCTGCTGCGGACGGTGTCGATCGCCTACCGGCGCACCGCGTTCCGCCGGCCGGCGTTGCACCTGGTGATCGAGGCCGTGCGGGCGTCGGCGGCCGAGCTGGGCCTGGGCACCGAGTCCGCTTTGCCCTGA
- a CDS encoding Glu/Leu/Phe/Val dehydrogenase dimerization domain-containing protein yields MTPRKAEPLMRLTWTDPVTGANGYLVVHSLVSGVATGGTRMRAGCTMSEVEDLARGMANKTATFNLPVGGAKGGIDFDPKDPRAFGVLKRFCAFLRPWLDAHWVTAEDLGVPQHLIDEVFAELGLEQSYHAAIARSADPARTLRRVQAGLNAPVPGGLLLGDVVGGYGVAQACLGVAAAWDWDVRETTVAIQGIGTMGGGAAWYLHEAGMKVVAVADAAGTLYDPAGLDVPALLELRDRFGEVDRSRLPAGVRSLPREAVVGIDADIFVPAAISYALRPDNENLVKASVVVEAANAATTPEAEAALSARGVAVVPDFVANAGAAAWAWWLLLGEVGADPADSFLRLRTEMQAKVALLLADWKMDRLPLRVTGLKLAETTRAQRAEAALAPEGEPALLIP; encoded by the coding sequence ATGACCCCGCGCAAGGCCGAGCCGCTGATGCGGCTCACCTGGACCGACCCCGTGACCGGCGCCAACGGCTACCTGGTCGTGCACAGCCTGGTCTCCGGCGTCGCCACCGGCGGCACCCGGATGCGGGCGGGCTGCACGATGAGCGAGGTCGAGGACCTCGCCCGGGGCATGGCCAACAAGACCGCGACCTTCAACCTGCCGGTCGGCGGGGCGAAGGGCGGCATCGACTTCGACCCGAAGGACCCGCGGGCGTTCGGCGTGCTGAAGCGGTTCTGCGCGTTCCTGCGGCCGTGGCTGGACGCGCACTGGGTGACGGCCGAGGACCTGGGCGTGCCGCAGCACCTCATCGACGAGGTGTTCGCCGAGCTCGGGCTGGAGCAGTCGTACCACGCGGCGATCGCCCGTTCGGCCGACCCGGCGCGCACCCTGCGCCGGGTGCAGGCGGGCCTCAACGCGCCGGTACCCGGCGGGCTGCTGCTCGGCGACGTCGTCGGCGGCTACGGCGTGGCGCAGGCGTGCCTCGGCGTCGCGGCGGCGTGGGACTGGGACGTGCGCGAGACGACCGTGGCGATCCAGGGCATCGGCACCATGGGCGGCGGCGCGGCCTGGTACCTGCACGAGGCCGGCATGAAGGTGGTCGCGGTGGCCGACGCCGCGGGCACGCTGTACGACCCGGCGGGCCTCGACGTCCCGGCACTGCTGGAGCTGCGCGACCGCTTCGGCGAGGTGGACCGGTCCCGGCTGCCCGCCGGGGTGCGCTCGCTCCCGCGCGAGGCGGTCGTCGGCATCGACGCGGACATCTTCGTGCCGGCGGCGATCTCGTACGCCCTGCGGCCGGACAACGAGAACCTGGTCAAGGCGTCCGTGGTCGTCGAGGCGGCCAACGCGGCGACTACGCCGGAAGCCGAAGCGGCGCTTTCGGCCCGGGGTGTCGCGGTGGTGCCGGACTTCGTCGCCAACGCGGGCGCGGCGGCGTGGGCGTGGTGGCTGCTGCTGGGCGAGGTCGGCGCGGACCCGGCCGACTCGTTCCTGCGGCTGCGCACGGAGATGCAGGCCAAGGTCGCGCTCCTGCTGGCCGACTGGAAGATGGACCGGCTGCCGCTGCGCGTCACCGGGCTGAAGCTGGCCGAGACCACCCGCGCCCAGCGTGCCGAGGCGGCGCTCGCGCCGGAGGGCGAGCCGGCGCTGCTCATCCCGTGA
- the pip gene encoding prolyl aminopeptidase gives MLYPAIEPYEHGLLDVGDGHEIYWETCGNPDGKPALVVHGGPGSGCSTNLRRYFDPAKYRVVLVDQRGCGRSTPHAGAPVADLSANTTDHLVADFELLRTRLGIEKWLLFGGSWGSVLSLTYALRHTDRVSEMVLMGLATDRFLEIEMLIRGLGAYFPEGFAKFREGVPESERDGDLSAAYNRLLLDPDPVVHNKAAKDWCTWEDAMLPGVPPHDVFEDPAYRLCFARLVTHYFSNRAFLPDGEILRNLGKLAGIPAVLAQGVLDTSNLVGTPWLLHHGWPGSELVMLADIGHSTSDAPMQDVLVGATDRFAR, from the coding sequence ATGCTCTATCCCGCGATCGAACCGTACGAACACGGCCTGCTCGACGTCGGTGACGGGCACGAGATCTACTGGGAGACCTGCGGGAACCCGGACGGCAAGCCGGCGCTGGTCGTGCACGGCGGGCCCGGGTCCGGGTGCTCGACGAACCTCCGGCGGTACTTCGACCCGGCGAAGTACCGGGTCGTGCTCGTCGACCAGCGCGGCTGCGGCCGCAGCACCCCGCACGCCGGCGCCCCGGTCGCCGACCTCTCCGCCAACACCACCGACCACCTCGTCGCCGACTTCGAGCTGCTCCGCACCCGGCTCGGCATCGAGAAGTGGCTGCTGTTCGGCGGTTCCTGGGGCTCGGTGCTCAGCCTGACGTACGCCCTGCGGCACACCGACCGGGTCAGCGAGATGGTGCTGATGGGCCTGGCCACCGACCGCTTCCTCGAGATCGAAATGCTCATCCGCGGTCTCGGCGCATACTTCCCGGAGGGCTTCGCGAAGTTCCGCGAAGGCGTCCCGGAAAGCGAGCGCGACGGCGACCTCTCCGCCGCCTACAACCGGCTGCTGCTGGACCCGGACCCCGTCGTGCACAACAAAGCCGCGAAAGACTGGTGTACCTGGGAAGACGCCATGCTGCCCGGCGTGCCGCCGCACGACGTCTTCGAGGACCCGGCCTACCGGCTCTGCTTCGCCCGGCTGGTCACGCACTACTTCAGCAACCGGGCGTTCCTGCCCGACGGAGAGATCCTGCGGAACCTGGGCAAGCTGGCCGGAATCCCCGCGGTGCTGGCCCAGGGGGTGCTCGACACGAGCAACCTCGTCGGCACCCCGTGGCTGCTGCACCACGGCTGGCCGGGCAGCGAACTGGTCATGCTGGCCGACATCGGGCACTCGACGTCGGACGCCCCGATGCAGGACGTCCTGGTCGGCGCGACCGATCGCTTCGCCCGGTAA
- a CDS encoding ESX secretion-associated protein EspG, which produces MDVPVEALAALAEREQVGQLHITLRPEPLWLSDEERDEAGKRVDAALAEAGLVDARGRATVDFLDWLPLLVNPARECYGWVGVEGQTYGVLAAASGLQAILAVSDGTQVGVQEIDRNRLAESLVEQLPPVGAGGGHPRAVRVADLTEAARRGQEAYPLDPAIADVVSLVQRPVSGSGELYVGRRDDVGRHTCLRQPLHYADTDWGRYLSYTSGTGDDAVIHIGPAGPRELADTLMELAGALV; this is translated from the coding sequence GTGGACGTTCCGGTCGAGGCACTGGCCGCACTGGCCGAGCGCGAGCAAGTCGGTCAGCTGCACATCACCCTGCGCCCGGAGCCGCTGTGGCTCTCGGACGAGGAGCGCGACGAGGCGGGCAAGCGGGTCGACGCCGCGCTGGCCGAAGCCGGGCTGGTCGACGCGCGCGGCCGGGCCACCGTCGACTTCCTCGACTGGCTCCCGCTGCTGGTGAACCCGGCACGGGAGTGCTACGGCTGGGTCGGCGTCGAGGGCCAGACCTACGGCGTGCTCGCCGCCGCGAGCGGCCTCCAGGCGATCCTGGCTGTCTCCGACGGGACGCAGGTCGGTGTCCAGGAGATCGACCGGAACCGGCTCGCCGAGTCGCTCGTCGAGCAGCTGCCGCCGGTGGGCGCGGGCGGCGGCCACCCGCGCGCCGTCCGGGTGGCGGACCTGACCGAGGCGGCCCGCCGCGGCCAGGAGGCCTACCCGCTCGACCCGGCGATCGCCGACGTCGTCAGCCTCGTCCAGCGCCCGGTTTCGGGCAGCGGGGAGCTCTACGTCGGCCGCCGGGACGACGTCGGGCGCCACACCTGCCTGCGGCAGCCGCTGCACTACGCCGACACGGACTGGGGGCGCTACCTCAGCTACACCTCCGGCACGGGCGACGACGCCGTCATCCACATCGGCCCGGCGGGCCCGCGGGAACTGGCCGACACGCTCATGGAGCTGGCCGGCGCCCTCGTCTGA
- a CDS encoding DUF3558 domain-containing protein produces the protein MTVSAGLATACTTTTGGTASPSTAGSSAATDAPSADPDVPKVSVPLDASKYVSDTCAIVPQEVLTPLRYTDPGVYQAKGDTAFTQAGPSCSWTRHGEGIGLSVEIGTGTRDRGAGGLAGLYGGYQNKTYIRFLERAPDVEGYPAVYFGIQDDRPKGNCGLGLGIADDLAIDVYAQGYEGQDDSCGAATQVASSIIKTLKGA, from the coding sequence GTGACCGTTTCCGCGGGACTCGCGACCGCGTGCACCACGACGACCGGAGGTACGGCCTCTCCGTCGACGGCGGGATCGTCGGCGGCGACGGACGCACCGTCCGCGGATCCCGACGTGCCCAAGGTCTCCGTTCCCCTGGACGCGAGCAAGTACGTCTCCGACACCTGTGCGATCGTCCCGCAGGAGGTCCTGACCCCGCTGCGCTACACGGACCCGGGTGTGTACCAGGCCAAGGGCGACACAGCGTTCACCCAGGCGGGTCCGTCCTGCTCGTGGACGCGGCACGGTGAAGGCATCGGCCTGTCCGTGGAGATCGGGACGGGAACCCGCGACCGGGGGGCGGGCGGCTTGGCCGGGCTTTACGGGGGCTACCAGAACAAGACCTACATCCGGTTTCTCGAGCGCGCTCCGGACGTCGAGGGCTATCCGGCCGTCTACTTCGGCATCCAGGACGACCGCCCGAAGGGCAACTGCGGCCTCGGCCTCGGTATCGCCGACGACCTCGCGATCGACGTGTACGCCCAGGGCTACGAGGGGCAGGACGACTCCTGCGGGGCGGCCACCCAGGTGGCGTCCAGCATCATCAAGACACTCAAGGGGGCCTGA
- a CDS encoding TetR/AcrR family transcriptional regulator encodes MPRVSQDHLDARRRQILDGSRVCFARYGYEGATVRRLEEATGLSRGAIFHHFRDKESLFLALAEDDAIRMADVVAEQGLVQVMRDLLAGGDHPADWLGTRLEVSRRLRTDPEFRARWAERSEQLTTATRLRLLRQREAGILRDDVDVDVLTAFLELVLEGLVSHLAMGLPAAGLGPVLDLVEETVRRHRPGTA; translated from the coding sequence ATGCCACGCGTAAGCCAGGATCACCTCGACGCACGCCGGCGCCAGATCCTCGACGGCTCGCGCGTGTGCTTCGCACGCTACGGCTACGAAGGTGCCACAGTCCGGCGCCTGGAGGAAGCCACCGGGCTGTCGCGCGGGGCCATCTTCCACCACTTCCGCGACAAGGAGTCGCTCTTCCTCGCCCTCGCCGAGGACGACGCCATCCGAATGGCCGACGTCGTCGCCGAGCAGGGCTTGGTCCAGGTGATGCGGGACCTCCTCGCCGGCGGTGACCACCCCGCCGACTGGCTCGGCACCCGCCTCGAGGTCTCCCGGCGGCTGCGCACCGATCCGGAGTTCCGCGCCCGCTGGGCCGAGCGGTCCGAGCAGCTGACCACCGCCACCCGCCTGCGCCTGCTGCGCCAGCGTGAGGCCGGGATCCTGCGCGACGACGTCGACGTCGACGTCCTCACCGCGTTCCTGGAGCTCGTCCTCGAAGGCCTGGTCTCGCACCTGGCCATGGGCCTGCCGGCCGCCGGCCTCGGCCCGGTGCTCGACCTCGTCGAGGAGACCGTGCGGCGGCACCGGCCGGGCACCGCCTGA
- a CDS encoding TIGR03086 family metal-binding protein: MDLLEAHGHALRAFGDAVHAAGDADWGHRTPCTDWTVRDLVNHLVAEQLWAPSLLAGATLDDVGDRFDGDVLGGDPVAAWDAAAEAAREAFLDDGVLERAVHVSAGLLPAREYGWQMTIDAAVHSWDLATALGLPCPVTEDLAERLLDVVRPWVDEWQGLGIFDPPVPVPRGAGPAARLVALLGRQPR, encoded by the coding sequence GTGGATCTTCTCGAGGCGCATGGCCACGCGTTGCGGGCCTTCGGCGACGCGGTACACGCCGCCGGCGACGCCGACTGGGGCCACCGGACGCCGTGCACCGACTGGACCGTCCGCGATCTCGTGAACCACCTCGTCGCCGAGCAGCTCTGGGCGCCTTCGCTGCTGGCCGGCGCCACTCTGGACGACGTGGGCGACCGCTTCGACGGCGACGTCCTCGGCGGCGACCCGGTGGCCGCCTGGGACGCGGCCGCCGAAGCCGCCCGCGAAGCCTTCCTCGACGACGGCGTGCTCGAACGCGCGGTGCACGTGTCGGCGGGGCTGCTCCCCGCCCGCGAGTACGGCTGGCAGATGACGATCGACGCGGCCGTGCACTCGTGGGACCTCGCGACGGCGCTGGGTCTCCCCTGCCCGGTGACCGAGGACCTCGCCGAGCGGCTCCTCGACGTCGTCCGGCCGTGGGTGGACGAGTGGCAGGGGCTCGGCATCTTCGACCCGCCGGTCCCGGTCCCCCGCGGCGCGGGGCCGGCCGCGCGGCTCGTGGCCCTGCTCGGGCGGCAACCGCGGTGA